A genomic region of Lasioglossum baleicum chromosome 16, iyLasBale1, whole genome shotgun sequence contains the following coding sequences:
- the LOC143217238 gene encoding BOS complex subunit TMEM147, whose protein sequence is MTLYHFGNCLALVYVPYYLTYKYSGLSEYGAFWKCIQAGGIYIFTQLVKMLAFATFFPTADTVGEGGFDLVGEFLKSSIDLADLVGILLVLNSIPGKGHAKVLTAGIGWAGAEVLLTRFLLLWVGARGAEFDWKYIQESLESNINLVQHITTATLVWLWSRHDLKRGLVPVVIGMLVLTVYRSLILDFLTTLFLTGPWLALIVKAVTTFIIGTTTLHIYAALAHSIGIF, encoded by the exons ATGACACTATACCATTTCGGAAATTGTTTAGCTTTAGTTTACGTCCCATATTACCTCACCTACAAGTATTCCGGCTT GTCTGAATACGGAGCATTTTGGAAATGCATTCAAGCGGGAGGCATTTACATTTTCACCCAACTAGTAAAAATGCTGGCATTCGCCACATTTTTTCCGACAGCTGATACCGTTGGAGAAGGAGGCTTCGATTTAGTAGGC GAATTCTTGAAATCTTCCATAGATTTAGCTGATTTAGTAGGAATCCTTCTAGTGCTGAATAGTATTCCTGGTAAGGGACATGCTAAAGTTTTAACGGCTGGAATCGGATGGGCAGGAGCCGAGGTACTCCTTACCAGATTTCTTCTATTATGGGTCGGTGCGAGGGGGGCAGAGTTTGATTGGAAATACATTCAAGAAAGTCTTGAATCTAACATTAACCTA GTACAGCATATAACGACAGCGACGCTTGTGTGGCTGTGGTCGAGACACGACTTGAAACGTGGTTTAGTTCCTGTAGTAATTGGCATGCTTGTGCTCACAGTCTATAGATCGCTGATCTTGGACTTCCTAACTACACTTTTCCTAACTGGCCCGTGGTTAGCACTGATTGTTAAAGCTGTTACTACTTTTATAATAGGTACCACGACGTTGCACATATACGCAGCTCTTGCTCATTCGATCGGTATCTTTTAA
- the LOC143217244 gene encoding uncharacterized protein LOC143217244: protein MVRLTTEYIDRKCSQALLSKSLSKKIKKQELYNTTHLRMNNNFISSIGNVNNYKNLKVIYLQNNNISSIENLHFASNLTHLYLQHNAIRKMENLDAFGKLQVLYLGYNDIVVVEGLESAGNLTTLDVENQRLSLGESLCFDPRSVHTLSTCLQVLNISGNKMTSLKDVKNLRKLEILDARNNLLEDIDDLTETMSTFISLRDLSLQGNPVTRCYRYKENLIANNDTIRNFNGKTVTDVCRCFMKRFKIEKHLYRKKKSSRDTLDEDITSSLNLPLALKKSISRAMFQHPGPKLAATISTIDIMPPQVFPPWKTAPGTKTIRQGHVTPRPFWSNVIKTKQTHVVRSSLKSKAIQLPPITQPPNIK from the exons ATGGTGAGATTAACTACCGAGTACATCGACAGAAAATGTTCTCAGGCATTGTTAAGTAAATCTCTCAGCAAGAAAATAAAGAAGCAGGAGCTGTACAACACGACGCACTTGCGTATGAACAATAACTTTATAAGCAGCATT GGAaatgttaacaattataaaaacctTAAGGTGATATActtgcaaaataataatatatcaagCATAGAGAATTTGCATTTCGCATCGAATCTGACCCATCTGTATCTGCAACACAATGCGATTCGGAAAATGGAGAATTTGGACGCGTTCGGCAAACTTCAAGTTTTGTACTTGGGATACAACGATATAGTTGTGGTGGAAGGACTCGAAAGCGCGGGGAACTTAACTACTTTGGATGTAGAAAATCAAAGGCTGAGTCTTGGAGAATCATTGTGCTTTGATCCACGAAGTGTACATACTTTATCC ACTTGCTTACAAGTACTCAACATCTCCGGTAACAAAATGACATCTCTAAAAGACGTCAAGAATTTACGGAAATTAGAGATTCTAGACGCCAGAAACAATCTATTGGAAGATATCGACGATCTCACCGAGACCATGAGCACCTTCATCTCGTTGAGAGACTTGTCTTTGCAAGGCAATCCTGTAACTCGGTGTTACAGATACAAAGAAAATCTGATCGccaataatgatacaataa GGAACTTCAATGGGAAAACGGTCACGGATGTGTGCCGATGCTTCATGAAAAGATTCAAGATAGAGAAACACCTTTACCGCAAGAAGAAGTCTTCTAGAGATACATTGGATGAAGATATTACAa GTTCATTGAATCTACCGCTAGCACTGAAGAAATCGATATCTAGGGCAATGTTTCAGCATCCAGGTCCGAAATTAGCCGCTACAATTTCAACCATTGACATCATGCCACCACAAGTGTTTCCACCGTGGAAAACAG cgCCAGGTACAAAAACTATACGACAAGGCCATGTGACACCAAGGCCATTCTGGAGTAACGTAATTAAAACGAAACAGACTCATGTTGTGCGATCCTCGTTGAAGAGCAAAGCTATTCAATTACCACCAATCACGCAGCCtcctaatataaaataa